One region of Bradyrhizobium betae genomic DNA includes:
- a CDS encoding DUF2946 domain-containing protein — protein sequence MVRRMRARLQKFLPLVLLALAMQVLAPIAACLAAGQAVADPLSAGVICHSTSEQGGSTDQSGAPTAHGAACALCCLAQANASLDSPPHTALPSPFRHAERVVWHVADASAVVAHKGTSAQARAPPHSS from the coding sequence ATGGTTCGGCGGATGCGCGCACGGCTGCAAAAATTCCTCCCCCTGGTCCTGCTAGCTTTGGCGATGCAGGTGCTGGCGCCGATCGCCGCCTGTCTGGCGGCCGGCCAGGCCGTGGCCGATCCGCTGTCTGCCGGTGTCATCTGTCACAGCACGAGCGAGCAGGGCGGCTCGACCGACCAGAGCGGCGCGCCGACCGCACATGGCGCGGCATGCGCTCTCTGCTGTCTGGCGCAGGCCAACGCCTCGCTCGATTCGCCGCCGCACACGGCGCTCCCCAGTCCCTTCCGCCACGCAGAACGCGTAGTGTGGCATGTGGCGGATGCGTCCGCCGTCGTAGCCCATAAGGGCACAAGCGCCCAGGCGCGCGCGCCTCCGCACTCCTCCTGA
- a CDS encoding copper chaperone PCu(A)C produces MKTILKDVMFAAFALALCAAPAVADDVKAGDLVISQAWSRATPGGAKVAGGYLTIENKGAAADRLVSVSADIAGKAEVHEMAIDNGVMKMRPLDKGLVIDPGKTVKLAPGGYHLMLQELKGAFKQGDKVPVTLQFEKAGKVAVSLDVQGVGAQAPGDGGHMMKKMPDHSGMKM; encoded by the coding sequence ATGAAGACGATCTTGAAAGATGTGATGTTCGCGGCGTTCGCACTGGCGCTCTGCGCTGCACCAGCCGTGGCCGACGACGTCAAGGCGGGTGATCTCGTCATCTCGCAGGCGTGGAGCCGGGCGACGCCGGGCGGCGCCAAGGTTGCCGGTGGCTATCTCACCATCGAGAACAAGGGTGCGGCGGCCGACAGGCTGGTCAGCGTTTCCGCCGATATCGCGGGCAAGGCCGAAGTCCACGAGATGGCGATCGACAATGGCGTGATGAAGATGCGTCCGCTCGACAAGGGCCTCGTTATTGATCCCGGCAAGACGGTGAAGCTCGCCCCCGGCGGTTACCATCTGATGCTCCAGGAGTTGAAGGGCGCGTTCAAGCAGGGCGACAAGGTCCCGGTGACGCTTCAGTTCGAGAAGGCCGGCAAGGTCGCCGTCTCCCTCGACGTGCAGGGCGTCGGCGCGCAGGCGCCCGGCGACGGCGGGCACATGATGAAGAAGATGCCGGATCATTCGGGAATGAAAATGTGA
- a CDS encoding TlpA family protein disulfide reductase, translated as MTRRFAGILGLGILIASVAALTAAPALKPFERGTWQSVLTEHAGRPTLVHFWGVTCGPCKVELPLLGQFAKDHPGIDVVTISADLVPNLPAATQSMLDKAGLSSTENFIFNDGFVERLRFEIDPAWQGDIPRTMLVSRDGTVTTIEGSAEMVDLEKWSAQQLSTH; from the coding sequence ATGACACGTCGATTTGCAGGCATTCTGGGGCTGGGTATCCTGATCGCATCGGTGGCCGCGCTCACCGCGGCGCCGGCCCTGAAACCGTTCGAGCGAGGCACCTGGCAGAGCGTTCTCACGGAGCATGCGGGCCGCCCGACGCTCGTGCATTTCTGGGGCGTGACCTGTGGTCCCTGCAAGGTCGAGCTGCCGCTGCTCGGGCAGTTTGCGAAGGACCATCCGGGAATCGATGTGGTCACGATCAGCGCCGATCTCGTGCCGAACCTGCCGGCGGCGACGCAATCGATGCTCGACAAGGCTGGGCTGTCGTCCACCGAGAACTTCATCTTCAATGACGGTTTTGTCGAGCGTTTGAGGTTCGAGATCGATCCTGCCTGGCAGGGCGACATCCCCAGGACTATGCTGGTCTCCCGGGACGGGACCGTCACGACGATCGAAGGTTCTGCTGAAATGGTCGATCTCGAAAAATGGTCGGCGCAACAACTCTCCACACACTGA
- a CDS encoding sugar ABC transporter substrate-binding protein — translation MSGTKDFSTTRRDLLQVAATAGAATAILGSMGINPALAAEVGRSEKPLKAAFSNAGLQATWCAQGKQAAEFWGKLFNVEVTWFDGQLDAVKQRAAIDNMASQKWDFVAIQAFGIGTLTQPVQKMIDAGTPVIDMDTLIAPLDQINVHSFLAPDNEFMGASVTQALCNAMGGKGKIIMTQGALGHTGAQGRAKGFNNVVKQFPGIEVLDTQPADWDVSKTARLWETYLTKYPQIDAAFFHNDDMALAAANIMKARGRTNILIGGVDAMPPAIQAVSEGRMFATVRNPSCRIHGGAIIAGVSAVVGGEKSGQGIPKNVVTDGPVVTKANAAGMQWMQDHFLI, via the coding sequence ATGTCCGGGACGAAAGATTTCTCGACGACGAGGCGCGATCTTCTGCAGGTGGCAGCGACCGCCGGCGCCGCGACTGCCATCCTTGGCAGCATGGGCATAAACCCTGCACTTGCAGCCGAAGTCGGACGAAGCGAGAAGCCGCTGAAGGCGGCCTTCTCGAATGCGGGCCTCCAGGCCACCTGGTGCGCGCAGGGCAAGCAGGCCGCGGAATTCTGGGGCAAGCTGTTCAATGTCGAAGTCACCTGGTTCGACGGCCAGCTCGACGCGGTGAAGCAACGCGCCGCGATCGACAACATGGCCTCGCAGAAATGGGATTTCGTCGCGATCCAGGCTTTCGGCATCGGCACCCTCACCCAGCCGGTGCAGAAGATGATCGACGCCGGCACGCCCGTGATCGACATGGACACGCTGATTGCGCCGCTCGACCAGATCAACGTCCACTCCTTCCTCGCCCCCGACAACGAGTTCATGGGCGCTTCGGTGACGCAGGCGCTGTGCAACGCGATGGGCGGCAAGGGCAAGATCATCATGACGCAGGGAGCCCTCGGCCATACCGGCGCGCAGGGACGCGCGAAGGGCTTCAACAATGTCGTCAAGCAATTCCCCGGCATCGAGGTGCTCGACACCCAGCCCGCCGACTGGGACGTGTCGAAGACCGCGCGGCTCTGGGAAACCTATCTGACGAAGTATCCGCAGATCGACGCGGCGTTCTTCCACAATGACGACATGGCGCTGGCCGCCGCCAACATCATGAAGGCGCGTGGCCGCACCAACATCCTGATCGGCGGCGTCGACGCCATGCCGCCGGCGATCCAGGCGGTGAGCGAAGGCCGCATGTTCGCAACCGTACGCAACCCGTCCTGCCGCATCCATGGCGGCGCCATCATCGCGGGTGTTTCCGCCGTGGTCGGCGGCGAGAAGAGCGGACAGGGCATTCCCAAGAACGTCGTCACCGACGGCCCGGTCGTGACCAAGGCCAACGCCGCCGGGATGCAATGGATGCAGGATCATTTCCTGATCTGA
- a CDS encoding TonB-dependent receptor family protein, which yields MLRIRAIGSASLPVLCGVLSSIGSDALAQASPQALPAVTIEAPQAARPKPVIRSSRPRSASAGRVARPVAPSASASVPTQSRAVTASAARDGLNQAPAGQTATTIDRGQFDSRPSFSVSDVLRDSPGISIKQGNGPRDFGISIRGSNARNGFGIRNLVIFEDGFPVTQPDGLSRSDLIDPHAYGAIDVVRGPSSALYGNYATGGALNFRTRPGGTIDGVEYGVDGGSYGYLNNYLAAGKKVGNFEGSLFASDTRGDGYIGNSWFHTQTVNFLGTLKATPDDRFTVKIINNDLSTRLPIRQSLNQYYTNPFQQGCATGVTAAVGCGTVTLNNNGFNPTAGTDKETAVQAGLGRNDRRTIVGGRWEHDFDNTTTWRNQFVFDDRNISQPTGTTSAIGDFPSYNYMSDLTKRGEILGLESTAFFGAFYNTLTASSDTRNVMPGGNATLGRLSSNLYSETTNYGVRAREELRLTTSLTAVAGVGWETTVLKGTNTAYSYAGPTGITTTTLTTADRQFQNTAPELALLYNLNNEWLFRGRVATGYGTPQVSNLFVVQTGLSGNNTQLQAQKNLGYDIGFDWTPNNALKLSATGFYEFFRNEIVNQATQTTGVTYSFNAPRSEHRGIELAADWKFYPGWRFMAAYTYLDEVYTDYVENITKGVVFSFNRAGNKIPGVSPNELTARVGYDEFAGPLAGLGGFVEVQWKDSFYMDNANLLKAPGYELVNLNVHYKTDLVSDTFRSLNLFLEVRNVFDRTYVASANNIANTVSTTGVQDLASTLANTTGSIYAGSPRLFVAGMKVAFK from the coding sequence ATGTTACGCATTCGTGCGATCGGCAGCGCGAGCTTGCCCGTGCTTTGCGGGGTGCTGTCCTCGATCGGCTCCGACGCGCTGGCCCAGGCCAGTCCGCAGGCGCTCCCCGCCGTGACGATCGAGGCGCCGCAGGCTGCCCGGCCCAAACCAGTCATTCGGTCGTCGAGGCCCCGCTCTGCTTCGGCCGGTCGTGTGGCGAGGCCCGTTGCGCCGAGCGCGAGCGCCAGCGTACCGACCCAGAGCAGGGCCGTGACCGCCAGCGCAGCCCGAGATGGTCTCAATCAGGCGCCTGCCGGCCAGACCGCCACGACCATCGATCGCGGCCAGTTCGACAGCCGCCCGTCGTTTTCGGTCAGCGACGTCCTGCGCGACAGTCCGGGCATCTCGATCAAGCAGGGCAATGGCCCGCGCGATTTCGGCATCTCGATTCGCGGATCCAATGCCCGGAACGGGTTTGGCATCCGCAATCTCGTCATCTTCGAGGACGGCTTCCCGGTGACGCAGCCGGACGGCCTGTCGCGCAGCGACCTGATCGATCCACACGCCTATGGCGCCATCGACGTCGTTCGCGGGCCTTCGTCAGCGCTCTACGGCAATTACGCAACCGGCGGCGCGCTCAATTTCCGGACGCGGCCGGGCGGCACGATCGACGGCGTCGAATATGGCGTCGATGGCGGCAGTTACGGCTACCTCAACAACTATCTGGCGGCCGGCAAGAAGGTCGGGAATTTCGAGGGCTCGCTGTTCGCGAGCGACACGCGCGGCGACGGCTATATCGGTAACAGCTGGTTCCATACGCAGACCGTCAACTTCCTCGGAACGCTCAAGGCGACGCCGGACGACCGCTTCACGGTCAAGATCATCAACAACGACCTCAGCACGCGGCTGCCGATCCGGCAGTCGCTGAACCAGTACTACACCAATCCCTTCCAGCAGGGATGCGCGACCGGCGTCACCGCCGCGGTCGGATGCGGCACGGTCACGCTGAACAACAACGGCTTCAACCCGACCGCCGGAACCGACAAGGAGACGGCCGTGCAGGCCGGGCTCGGCCGCAACGACCGCCGCACTATCGTCGGCGGCCGGTGGGAGCACGATTTCGACAACACCACGACCTGGCGCAACCAGTTTGTCTTCGACGACAGGAACATCAGCCAGCCGACAGGCACGACCAGCGCGATCGGAGATTTTCCCTCGTACAATTACATGAGCGATCTCACCAAGCGCGGCGAGATCCTTGGATTGGAATCGACCGCGTTCTTCGGCGCCTTCTACAATACGCTGACGGCCTCGAGTGACACCCGAAACGTGATGCCGGGAGGGAATGCCACGCTCGGCAGGCTGTCGAGCAATCTCTATAGCGAAACAACCAATTATGGCGTGCGCGCGCGGGAAGAGCTCAGGCTGACGACCTCGTTGACGGCGGTTGCGGGCGTTGGCTGGGAAACCACCGTTCTGAAAGGAACAAACACGGCCTATTCGTACGCCGGTCCCACGGGCATCACCACGACGACCCTCACGACGGCGGACCGGCAGTTTCAAAATACCGCACCGGAGCTGGCGCTGCTCTACAATCTCAACAACGAGTGGCTGTTCCGAGGACGCGTCGCCACGGGATACGGCACGCCGCAGGTTTCGAATCTGTTCGTGGTTCAGACTGGATTATCGGGCAACAACACCCAGCTCCAGGCCCAGAAAAATCTCGGCTACGACATCGGATTTGATTGGACGCCGAATAACGCGCTCAAGCTCAGCGCCACCGGCTTCTACGAGTTCTTCCGCAACGAAATCGTTAACCAGGCTACTCAAACCACTGGCGTGACCTATTCGTTCAACGCACCGCGATCGGAGCACCGCGGCATCGAGCTTGCCGCCGACTGGAAGTTTTATCCAGGCTGGCGGTTCATGGCGGCATACACCTATCTCGACGAGGTCTACACCGACTACGTCGAGAACATCACAAAGGGTGTTGTGTTCAGCTTCAACCGGGCAGGCAACAAGATCCCCGGCGTCTCGCCCAACGAGCTCACGGCCCGGGTTGGCTACGACGAATTCGCCGGGCCGCTGGCGGGGCTCGGGGGCTTCGTCGAGGTCCAGTGGAAGGACTCATTCTACATGGACAATGCAAATCTGCTGAAGGCGCCAGGTTATGAGCTGGTCAATTTGAACGTCCACTACAAGACTGATCTGGTGTCCGACACCTTTAGATCCCTGAACCTGTTCCTCGAGGTCAGAAATGTGTTCGACCGCACCTATGTTGCGTCGGCAAACAATATCGCCAACACGGTTTCGACGACCGGAGTTCAAGATCTTGCGAGCACGCTAGCAAACACGACGGGATCGATCTATGCGGGCTCGCCGCGCCTGTTCGTTGCGGGTATGAAGGTGGCGTTCAAATGA
- a CDS encoding sugar ABC transporter ATP-binding protein — protein MPEVRPPILELQGITKSFGGVEALRGVDFALSAGEIHGLVGENGAGKSTLMKIIAGVHTEFSGRFLIDGTEVHFRSARDARAAGIAMVHQELSVAPDLTVAENVFLGNQPTNALGLVQWRRMAREAGEQLARLGLDVDPMSRLGDLSIGLQQLIEIARVLFSGARIVILDEPTSALSPPEVERLFATLRRLREEGTAIVFISHFIEDILRVSDTVTVFRNGRKVAETAASATSKGALIEAMIGRGGEALEHSYTDDLMLPQPVDGSVVLKVDQLSLARSLKDISFEARAGEVLGIYGFMGCGQQELSRILFGKLKPDGGTLAVEGRPRSFASTAAARRAGVALVPESRRDMLFHQEPVYKNISISILDRISSLLLKPTQERDIARRQVEQLQIRPPVVGLDLGMLSGGNQQKVALAKWLTYPPKLLVLCEPTRGMDVGAKNDVINIVRDLRARGLAVIVLSTEPETVLSLADRILVLKRGTLVREFKNEPVSKDRLLEAA, from the coding sequence ATGCCTGAGGTGCGTCCGCCCATCCTGGAACTACAGGGCATCACGAAGAGCTTCGGCGGCGTCGAAGCGCTTCGTGGTGTCGACTTCGCGCTGTCAGCCGGCGAGATCCATGGTCTCGTCGGCGAGAACGGCGCCGGCAAAAGCACGCTGATGAAGATCATCGCCGGCGTGCATACCGAATTCTCCGGCCGCTTCCTGATCGACGGGACGGAGGTGCATTTCCGCTCGGCGCGCGATGCGCGCGCGGCCGGCATCGCCATGGTGCATCAGGAGCTCTCGGTCGCGCCCGACCTCACGGTCGCCGAGAACGTGTTCCTCGGCAACCAGCCGACCAACGCCCTCGGCCTCGTGCAATGGCGGCGGATGGCGCGAGAGGCCGGCGAACAGCTTGCCCGGCTTGGTCTCGACGTCGATCCGATGAGCCGGCTCGGCGACCTCTCGATCGGGCTGCAGCAGCTGATCGAGATCGCGCGCGTGCTGTTCTCCGGCGCTCGCATCGTCATCCTGGACGAGCCGACCTCCGCGCTCTCCCCACCCGAGGTCGAGCGCCTGTTCGCAACGCTGCGGCGGCTGCGCGAGGAAGGCACGGCCATCGTCTTCATCTCGCATTTCATCGAGGACATTCTTCGCGTGTCCGACACGGTGACGGTGTTCCGCAACGGCCGGAAGGTCGCCGAAACCGCGGCCTCGGCCACCAGCAAGGGCGCGCTGATCGAGGCCATGATCGGTCGCGGCGGCGAGGCGCTCGAGCACAGCTACACCGACGACCTGATGCTGCCGCAGCCCGTCGACGGCTCGGTCGTCCTGAAAGTCGACCAGCTCTCGCTGGCGCGAAGCCTGAAGGACATCTCCTTCGAGGCGCGCGCCGGCGAGGTGCTCGGCATCTACGGCTTCATGGGCTGCGGCCAGCAGGAGCTGTCGCGCATCCTGTTCGGCAAGCTGAAGCCGGATGGCGGCACGCTCGCGGTCGAAGGCAGGCCGAGGAGCTTTGCGAGCACGGCGGCGGCGCGGCGCGCGGGGGTGGCGCTGGTGCCGGAGAGCCGGCGCGACATGCTGTTTCACCAGGAGCCGGTCTACAAGAACATCTCGATCAGCATTCTCGACCGCATCTCGTCCCTGCTGCTCAAGCCAACGCAGGAGCGCGATATCGCCAGGCGCCAGGTCGAGCAGTTGCAGATCAGGCCGCCGGTCGTCGGCCTCGATCTCGGCATGCTCTCCGGCGGCAACCAGCAGAAGGTCGCGCTGGCAAAATGGCTGACCTATCCGCCGAAACTGCTGGTGCTGTGCGAGCCGACCCGCGGCATGGATGTCGGCGCCAAGAACGACGTCATCAACATCGTCCGCGACCTCCGCGCCAGGGGGCTCGCCGTCATCGTGCTGTCGACCGAGCCGGAAACGGTGCTGTCGCTGGCCGACCGCATCCTCGTGCTCAAGCGCGGCACGTTGGTGCGGGAGTTCAAGAACGAGCCGGTCAGCAAGGACCGCCTGCTGGAAGCGGCGTGA
- a CDS encoding YcnI family protein, producing MSKRSCLFLIAALTASPAAAHITLETRQAAVGSYYKAVFAVPHGCKGSPTVKIRVQIPEGVIAVKPMPKAGWSVDVVEGKYAVEYDYHGNKLSSGVKEVAWSGGKLPDHNYDEFVISSFLTGSLKPNTTLYFPVVQECETGVSRWIEIPVEGAKHSHEGNSPAPGLKLLPKP from the coding sequence ATGTCGAAGCGATCCTGCCTGTTTCTGATCGCCGCGCTCACCGCATCGCCTGCGGCGGCGCATATCACGCTCGAGACCAGGCAGGCGGCGGTCGGCTCGTATTACAAGGCCGTCTTCGCCGTCCCGCACGGTTGCAAGGGCTCGCCCACGGTGAAGATCCGTGTGCAGATTCCGGAAGGCGTGATCGCTGTGAAGCCGATGCCGAAGGCGGGCTGGAGCGTCGATGTCGTCGAGGGCAAATATGCCGTTGAGTACGACTACCACGGCAACAAGCTTTCTTCCGGCGTCAAGGAGGTCGCCTGGTCCGGCGGCAAGCTGCCGGACCATAATTACGACGAGTTCGTCATCAGCAGCTTCCTCACGGGCAGCCTGAAGCCGAACACCACGCTGTATTTCCCGGTCGTGCAGGAATGCGAGACCGGCGTCAGCCGCTGGATCGAGATCCCCGTGGAGGGCGCAAAGCATTCGCACGAAGGCAATTCGCCGGCGCCCGGCCTGAAGCTGTTGCCAAAGCCCTGA
- a CDS encoding sialidase family protein, which translates to MLRSGLLGIVAFAFLQGSAFAQMHGQHASEAACDEPTLRCATKATPAFGPDGKLWLAWMAGGQVSVASSQDAGRSFSAPVQVTTTRLNLDWGPDARPKIVVDRKGGIALAFSIFRDEAFNGQVLYTRSGDGGKSFAELKPITANNESQRFEALALDQDGTIFAAWLDKRNRVPAKDAGRKYEGAGLFFASSRDGGATYAEASLARDNTCECCRLGLAFAAPGRPAVIFRNIFDGGVRDHAVMTFTDVSTPGEIRRVSNDDWQINACPHHGPSLTVAPNGTYHVAWYTNGKARKGLFYAHSRDEGRTFSAPVGIGQPGRNPTRPFVLVGPAGTVMVWKEFDGEKTSVQMMISRDDGDTWSPPKTISSTTDTSDHPLLISNGRQTYLSWMTKADGYRLTAIEDQP; encoded by the coding sequence ATGCTCCGAAGCGGCTTGCTCGGGATCGTCGCTTTCGCATTCCTGCAGGGCTCGGCGTTCGCGCAGATGCACGGTCAGCACGCGTCAGAAGCGGCGTGTGACGAGCCGACATTGCGCTGCGCAACCAAGGCGACGCCTGCGTTCGGTCCGGACGGAAAGCTGTGGCTTGCCTGGATGGCGGGAGGGCAGGTATCGGTTGCGAGCTCGCAGGATGCGGGGCGCAGTTTCTCGGCTCCCGTCCAGGTCACGACCACGCGGCTGAATCTCGATTGGGGGCCGGACGCGCGGCCGAAGATCGTGGTCGATCGCAAGGGCGGCATTGCTCTGGCATTCTCGATCTTCAGGGACGAGGCGTTCAACGGCCAAGTGCTCTACACGCGCTCCGGCGATGGCGGGAAGAGCTTTGCCGAGCTGAAGCCCATCACCGCAAACAACGAGAGCCAGCGTTTTGAGGCGCTTGCGCTCGATCAGGATGGGACGATCTTCGCGGCCTGGCTCGACAAGCGCAATCGTGTCCCCGCAAAGGACGCGGGCCGGAAGTACGAGGGGGCAGGGCTGTTCTTTGCCTCGTCGCGCGATGGCGGCGCTACCTACGCAGAGGCCAGCCTCGCGCGCGACAACACCTGCGAATGTTGCCGATTGGGGTTGGCGTTCGCAGCGCCGGGGCGGCCGGCCGTGATCTTCAGGAACATTTTTGACGGCGGCGTGCGCGATCATGCCGTCATGACGTTCACCGATGTCTCGACACCGGGGGAAATCCGTCGGGTCAGCAACGACGATTGGCAGATCAACGCCTGCCCGCACCACGGGCCGAGCCTCACCGTTGCACCGAACGGAACCTATCACGTCGCCTGGTATACGAATGGGAAGGCGCGGAAGGGATTGTTCTACGCGCACTCGCGCGACGAAGGCCGCACATTCTCGGCGCCCGTGGGAATCGGGCAGCCGGGCCGCAATCCGACGCGTCCCTTTGTGCTCGTGGGTCCCGCTGGAACGGTGATGGTGTGGAAGGAGTTCGACGGCGAGAAGACTTCGGTTCAGATGATGATTTCGCGCGACGATGGCGACACGTGGTCGCCGCCCAAGACGATATCGAGCACGACCGACACCTCCGACCATCCCTTGCTGATTTCCAATGGCCGCCAGACCTATCTGTCATGGATGACGAAGGCGGACGGCTATCGCCTTACAGCGATCGAGGACCAACCATGA
- a CDS encoding globin: MNASSNPIENSFELAASRCADLTPLVYQRLFTEHPETQAMFRSQGSALVKGSMLALTIEAILDFAGERRGPFRLIACEVVSHDGYGTPRELFVTFFAVIRDTLRELLGEQWSPAVAQAWDALLAEIDTFAGIAA, encoded by the coding sequence ATGAATGCTTCCTCTAATCCCATCGAAAACAGCTTTGAACTCGCGGCCTCGCGCTGCGCGGATCTCACGCCGCTGGTCTACCAACGTCTGTTCACAGAGCATCCCGAAACGCAGGCGATGTTCCGCTCGCAAGGCAGCGCGCTCGTGAAGGGCTCGATGCTTGCGTTGACGATCGAGGCGATTCTCGATTTCGCCGGCGAGCGTCGCGGGCCCTTCCGGCTGATCGCCTGCGAGGTCGTCTCGCACGATGGCTATGGAACGCCGCGCGAGCTGTTCGTCACGTTCTTCGCCGTGATCCGGGATACGCTGCGCGAGTTGCTCGGCGAGCAATGGTCGCCGGCAGTCGCGCAGGCTTGGGACGCATTGCTCGCCGAGATCGACACCTTCGCTGGCATCGCAGCGTAA
- a CDS encoding copper resistance CopC/CopD family protein, with product MRLLAALATLLLVVGVATGVWAHAALVSVEPASGSMLASAPKAVELRFNEVVTSGAIRLIDGAGRARDDARVSASGETISVAMPPDLPQGTAVLSYRVISQDGHPIAGSVIFSIGMPTGTQPPANADGGLNALIWLARIGLYLGLFVGVGGVFFARWIAWAMTGMTVLRVSLVIGLPCAVASLGLLGLDLLGLPLAALATAAPWKVAFATSAGPALLVAMAAMLCALLALRGAWYARALAIVALVCVGLSLAMTGHAATAPPEALTRPAIFLHVLGVTIWIGALAPLATLLSRPSAETLPVVNRFSRIAALAVGVLAVTGLALAFVQLEKPSALVETRYGLILSVKLVLVILLLGLAALNRFRLTPALARDGKAATTLKRSILLECAIALAIFAVVAGWRFTPPPRTIIPETPLAIHIHGDKAMFQVLVSPGKAGVDDFVLQLMTGEGALLKASEVTLTLSLPERGVEPMERDASLGPDGYWHVRKVDLPFAGRWHVRIDALVSDFEKITLEDELEVGAP from the coding sequence ATGCGCCTGCTCGCTGCGCTTGCGACGCTGCTCCTCGTTGTTGGCGTTGCAACAGGGGTGTGGGCGCATGCGGCGCTGGTCTCGGTCGAGCCGGCGAGCGGCAGCATGCTTGCGAGCGCGCCGAAGGCGGTGGAGCTGCGTTTCAATGAGGTGGTGACGTCAGGCGCGATCCGACTGATCGACGGCGCGGGCAGGGCGCGGGACGACGCCCGCGTCAGCGCATCGGGTGAAACCATCTCGGTTGCGATGCCGCCGGACCTGCCGCAGGGCACCGCGGTCTTGAGCTATCGCGTGATCTCGCAGGATGGCCATCCCATCGCCGGATCGGTGATCTTCTCGATCGGTATGCCGACGGGGACGCAGCCTCCGGCAAATGCCGACGGCGGATTGAATGCGCTGATCTGGCTGGCGCGGATTGGTCTCTATCTCGGGCTGTTCGTCGGCGTCGGCGGCGTGTTTTTTGCGAGATGGATCGCGTGGGCGATGACCGGCATGACCGTTCTGCGCGTGTCGCTCGTGATCGGACTTCCCTGCGCCGTTGCCTCTCTCGGTCTGTTGGGCCTCGATCTCCTCGGCCTGCCGCTGGCGGCTCTCGCGACGGCCGCGCCCTGGAAAGTCGCATTCGCGACCAGCGCCGGTCCCGCATTGCTGGTCGCCATGGCTGCGATGCTGTGCGCTCTGCTGGCGCTGCGCGGCGCATGGTACGCGCGTGCGCTTGCGATCGTCGCCTTGGTCTGCGTCGGCCTCTCGCTCGCCATGACCGGGCACGCGGCCACAGCGCCGCCGGAGGCGCTGACCCGGCCGGCGATCTTTCTTCATGTGCTCGGCGTCACCATCTGGATCGGTGCTCTCGCGCCGCTGGCCACGCTCTTGTCGCGGCCGTCGGCCGAGACGCTCCCTGTCGTGAACCGTTTTTCCCGCATTGCCGCGCTGGCGGTCGGCGTGCTGGCCGTGACCGGCCTTGCGCTCGCGTTCGTCCAGCTCGAAAAGCCGTCTGCGCTCGTCGAGACCCGCTATGGCCTGATCCTCTCGGTCAAGCTCGTGCTGGTCATCCTGCTGCTGGGACTTGCCGCACTCAATCGGTTCCGGCTGACGCCGGCCCTGGCGCGGGATGGAAAAGCCGCGACCACGCTCAAGCGCTCGATCCTGCTGGAATGTGCCATCGCGCTGGCGATCTTCGCCGTCGTCGCCGGCTGGCGCTTTACGCCGCCGCCGCGGACCATCATTCCGGAGACGCCGCTGGCGATCCACATCCACGGCGACAAGGCGATGTTCCAGGTGCTGGTCTCGCCGGGCAAGGCAGGCGTCGACGATTTCGTGCTCCAGCTCATGACCGGCGAAGGGGCGCTGCTCAAGGCCAGCGAGGTGACGCTGACGCTTAGCCTGCCCGAACGAGGCGTCGAGCCGATGGAGCGGGACGCCTCGCTGGGGCCGGATGGCTATTGGCATGTGCGCAAGGTCGATCTGCCCTTTGCCGGCCGCTGGCATGTTCGGATCGACGCGCTGGTGAGTGATTTCGAGAAGATCACGCTGGAGGACGAGCTTGAGGTTGGGGCGCCTTGA